In the Ramlibacter tataouinensis TTB310 genome, one interval contains:
- the gatC gene encoding Asp-tRNA(Asn)/Glu-tRNA(Gln) amidotransferase subunit GatC yields the protein MALTPDDIARIAHLARLQLQPAESERMLAQINGFFGIVERMRAVDTAGVQPLAHPVAAFEDVQLRLREDIPGEPDQREANQQSAPAVERGLFLVPRVIE from the coding sequence ATGGCCCTGACCCCCGACGACATCGCCCGCATCGCGCACCTGGCGCGGTTGCAGCTCCAGCCCGCCGAGAGCGAGCGCATGCTGGCCCAGATCAACGGCTTCTTCGGCATCGTCGAACGCATGCGGGCCGTGGACACCGCCGGCGTGCAGCCGCTGGCGCACCCGGTGGCGGCCTTCGAGGACGTCCAGCTGCGCCTGCGCGAGGACATCCCCGGCGAGCCCGACCAGCGCGAAGCCAACCAGCAAAGCGCCCCGGCCGTCGAGCGCGGGCTGTTCCTGGTGCCCAGGGTGATCGAATGA